The Hyphococcus flavus genome contains a region encoding:
- a CDS encoding TonB-dependent receptor — MLPKIQKKQLLACVSIFAVPGVSAHAADEIVVTAQKREQSLQDVPISVTAVTEDDLKARGVITLEDLQFMVPNVSVTNEFQTVTPKFSIRGVSSNTRNIGFESGLSVYIDGVYTGRPIGQSFDLTDVGQIEVLRGPQGTLFGKNNTAGAINVITKKPGEEVAYNLVGEAGNFGLYRFSGDVSGPLSDTLGAKLALYTTQRNGTVENVFDGTDLNDIDSLGGRAGLYWTPSDDFEASLVVDAFRDRRARAFPEPLDGDPLATTGPRTVNIDLNGREDRDSFGAALNLEKNFDSGLSLTSISGYRKTIIDNQFIDNDDTPAPAIAVNGWFEEAEHFSQEIRLASDAGSSFDWILGGYYFYQKVNSERPIVVFGFDGNSIGEVVTNSYAGFGQVNIRPVDRLTVTGGARVTYEKKELNNFTQDIMILFPSFGPLQDEIDETNFSPMAALTYELSGSLNVYGTYSKGFKSGGFNVDYISDASDLSFLSESVGNAEVGLKGNFLEGDLTFAASAFQMKYDDLQVLTLDDISGGLTVQNAVKATIKGLEFEFSARPVQGFEIVGGLGVLDATYDDFRNADAMGSDFTGNELPDAPGLTANAAAQYTHELGGSGSLFGLVEWSYRDERYSSASNTIVTQAEDISLVNMRAGYRSPDERWELSAWVKNLADTDRIVFGFANPFSGAIAGTYNDPRTWGVTLRVSG; from the coding sequence ATGCTTCCAAAAATTCAGAAAAAACAACTTCTTGCCTGTGTTTCCATATTTGCGGTGCCCGGGGTGAGCGCGCATGCCGCAGATGAAATCGTTGTCACGGCGCAAAAGCGTGAACAATCGCTTCAGGACGTACCGATTTCCGTGACCGCCGTTACGGAAGACGACTTAAAAGCGCGCGGCGTTATTACGCTCGAAGATTTGCAGTTCATGGTGCCGAACGTATCGGTTACCAATGAATTCCAGACCGTGACGCCGAAATTCTCTATCCGCGGTGTTTCCTCAAATACACGCAATATTGGCTTTGAGTCCGGCCTTTCGGTTTATATTGACGGCGTTTATACAGGTCGGCCCATCGGTCAGAGTTTCGATCTGACAGACGTTGGGCAAATCGAAGTTTTGCGCGGCCCCCAAGGCACGTTATTTGGTAAGAACAACACAGCTGGCGCGATAAACGTCATAACGAAAAAACCTGGCGAGGAAGTCGCTTATAATCTTGTGGGCGAAGCAGGCAATTTTGGTCTTTACCGCTTTTCAGGCGATGTCTCAGGGCCTTTGTCCGATACACTAGGCGCCAAGTTGGCGCTTTATACGACGCAGCGCAATGGAACAGTCGAGAACGTTTTTGATGGTACAGATCTTAACGACATTGATTCTCTCGGAGGGCGCGCAGGGCTTTATTGGACGCCCTCGGATGATTTTGAGGCAAGCCTGGTTGTTGACGCTTTCCGTGACCGTCGTGCGCGTGCGTTTCCAGAGCCGCTGGACGGCGATCCGCTTGCGACGACTGGTCCGCGAACTGTAAACATAGATCTAAACGGGCGTGAAGACCGGGACTCGTTCGGGGCCGCGCTTAATCTCGAAAAAAACTTTGATTCTGGTCTCTCTCTAACCTCGATATCGGGCTATCGTAAAACAATTATCGATAATCAGTTTATCGATAATGATGACACGCCAGCGCCCGCTATTGCTGTAAATGGCTGGTTCGAAGAAGCGGAACATTTTTCCCAGGAAATTCGTCTGGCTTCAGACGCAGGCAGCTCGTTTGATTGGATATTGGGCGGGTATTACTTCTACCAGAAAGTGAATAGCGAAAGGCCAATTGTTGTATTTGGCTTTGACGGGAACTCTATCGGTGAAGTTGTGACGAACAGTTATGCCGGCTTTGGGCAGGTTAATATTCGCCCGGTAGACCGGCTTACTGTCACAGGCGGCGCCCGTGTTACTTATGAAAAAAAGGAGCTAAATAATTTCACGCAAGACATCATGATTTTGTTTCCATCATTTGGTCCTCTTCAGGATGAAATTGATGAAACCAACTTTTCACCGATGGCGGCGTTAACTTATGAACTTTCCGGCTCGTTAAACGTTTACGGCACCTATTCGAAAGGCTTTAAAAGCGGCGGTTTTAATGTCGATTATATAAGCGATGCATCTGACCTGTCGTTTCTATCAGAATCAGTCGGCAATGCTGAGGTAGGTTTGAAAGGCAATTTCCTTGAGGGTGATCTTACGTTTGCTGCCTCTGCCTTTCAAATGAAGTACGACGATCTTCAGGTGCTTACCCTTGATGATATTTCTGGAGGCTTGACGGTCCAGAACGCGGTGAAAGCAACCATTAAAGGCTTAGAGTTTGAATTCAGCGCGAGGCCTGTGCAAGGCTTTGAGATCGTAGGCGGTCTTGGCGTGCTCGACGCCACATATGATGATTTCCGAAACGCTGATGCGATGGGCAGTGATTTTACCGGAAATGAGCTTCCGGACGCGCCAGGGCTGACGGCAAACGCTGCCGCGCAGTACACGCACGAACTTGGCGGCTCCGGATCTCTGTTCGGTCTTGTTGAATGGAGTTATCGTGATGAGCGGTACTCCTCAGCCAGCAATACAATCGTCACGCAGGCCGAGGATATTTCCCTTGTGAACATGCGTGCTGGTTATCGTTCGCCCGATGAGCGTTGGGAATTGTCAGCGTGGGTAAAAAATCTTGCTGATACTGATCGCATCGTATTTGGATTCGCCAACCCGTTCTCAGGCGCTATTGCCGGAACC
- a CDS encoding aldehyde dehydrogenase, translating into MDFPLLVGGQEKPASNNAIFKRINAETDELISRAAAATIDDAVSAADAAQSAFSLWSSYGPNARREVLRKAAEIIDERKEDFVTQMMAETGATAPWAAFNCMLAANMFREAAAITTQINGDVIPSDRPGTISMAVREPAGVVLGIAPWNAPIILGARAIATPLACGNTVILKSSEVCPGVHYMIGKAVQDAGAPAGAINVISNAPEDAGKIVAALIEHAAVRRVNFTGSTRVGRIIAETCARALKPVLLELGGKAPLIVLDDADIDAAVDAAIFGGYANQGQICMSTERVIVDQTCADQFVEKLATRAVALPSGPNTEQVVISHMVDCKAVEHAKALVDDATEKGAALIAGGHANGLIMQATIVDNVTQNMRLYHEESFGPILSIIRVSDEDEAIRVANDSEYGLSSAVFGRDASRALAIARRVKSGICHVNGPTVHDEPQMPFGGVGASGYGRFGGAAGIDAFTERKWITINTEKPHYPF; encoded by the coding sequence ATGGATTTTCCACTACTGGTCGGCGGGCAAGAAAAACCTGCCTCTAACAATGCCATCTTCAAACGCATAAATGCAGAAACTGACGAGTTAATCTCAAGAGCTGCAGCAGCAACTATAGATGACGCCGTCTCCGCCGCAGACGCTGCACAGAGCGCTTTTTCATTATGGTCTTCATACGGACCCAATGCGCGCAGGGAAGTTCTACGAAAAGCTGCGGAGATTATTGACGAGAGAAAAGAAGATTTTGTCACCCAAATGATGGCCGAAACAGGTGCGACAGCGCCGTGGGCTGCATTCAACTGTATGCTCGCCGCAAATATGTTTAGAGAAGCAGCCGCTATCACAACGCAAATTAATGGCGATGTCATTCCTTCCGATCGCCCCGGCACTATTTCGATGGCGGTTCGCGAGCCTGCTGGAGTTGTTCTTGGCATCGCTCCCTGGAACGCACCTATTATTTTGGGCGCGCGCGCAATTGCAACACCGCTTGCCTGCGGCAACACAGTCATTTTGAAGTCGTCGGAAGTTTGTCCCGGCGTGCATTACATGATCGGCAAGGCGGTGCAGGATGCAGGCGCGCCGGCGGGCGCGATCAACGTTATTTCCAATGCGCCGGAGGATGCCGGTAAAATCGTCGCCGCCCTAATCGAACATGCCGCTGTCAGGCGGGTAAACTTCACCGGCTCTACGCGGGTCGGCAGAATAATCGCTGAGACCTGTGCGCGTGCTTTGAAACCGGTATTACTGGAACTTGGCGGCAAGGCGCCCTTAATCGTACTAGACGATGCGGACATCGACGCTGCTGTCGATGCCGCCATATTCGGCGGGTATGCTAACCAGGGTCAAATTTGCATGTCCACTGAACGCGTCATTGTCGACCAAACATGTGCGGATCAATTTGTTGAAAAACTGGCCACCCGTGCAGTTGCACTACCGTCAGGACCAAACACAGAACAGGTTGTGATTAGCCATATGGTTGATTGCAAAGCTGTTGAGCATGCAAAGGCCCTGGTTGATGACGCCACAGAAAAAGGCGCAGCGCTGATAGCCGGCGGCCATGCAAATGGCCTCATCATGCAAGCCACAATAGTCGACAACGTTACGCAAAACATGCGGCTTTATCACGAGGAAAGCTTTGGCCCGATATTATCAATCATTCGCGTTAGCGATGAAGATGAGGCCATTCGCGTCGCCAACGACAGCGAATACGGATTATCCTCGGCTGTATTTGGCAGAGACGCCAGCCGCGCCCTTGCAATAGCCCGCCGCGTCAAAAGCGGCATATGTCATGTCAATGGTCCAACAGTACATGACGAACCGCAAATGCCGTTCGGGGGTGTTGGCGCATCAGGATACGGACGCTTTGGCGGTGCTGCAGGTATTGACGCATTCACCGAGCGAAAATGGATAACAATAAACACTGAAAAACCGCACTACCCATTCTAG